GCAAGCGCTACGGCTTCATCTACGTGAACAAGCACGATGACGGTACGGGCGATATGTCGCGTTCGCGTAAGAAGAGCTTCAACTGGTACAAAGAGGTGATTGCCAGCAACGGCGAGAAGCTTTAACTCCTGCACGTTACCCGCCAGTCGGCGGGTAACACTTTGAACGAGTCTTACCAGGTCTTACCTATTTTAAATTCCCAGCGTACATCTTCCATTTTGGTTGGCGACTTCGCTTCCTGCATTACCGGGAAGAAGGCTCCGGCACCAAACCATAATTTCAGTGAATCGACGGCAATATTAAATGACGGACCAACAACCCATTCGGTAGTTCCAGAATGGTTATTAATTACGCTGCCATTAGACAGTTTTTTCGTTCCAGAGGCATTATTGCTGTAGGCACTTTCCAGACCAAGATCCAGCGGTAAATCGCTAAACATATACCGCACCTGGGTATTCCACTGGAATTCGTTACCTCGTTTCACGTCCTGGTTACCGCGCTCAAATGGTCCCTGATATACAAAACCCATATCCCCTTTAATGTTAGGAGTAAATAATTTTGTTAAAGTGAGTGTTACTCTTCCTCCCCAGGCGCTATTCCCAGGCAAATGATTATCTCCATCTTGCCCGGTGGGTAGTAATACTGCCCCACCTACCGTAACCCAAAACGGATCACCTCTTCGCTGGCTCATTAAAGCATAATTGACCCCCACCGATTGGTCGCCCATTCCCTCTATGTGCTCAGGAGACAGATTGTCTCGTTTGTTATTGATATAGGAACCCACAGTTGATAATTCCAGTCTGTCGGTCAAACCGTAACGAATCTTCAATAACCATATCTGGGAGTAAACATCCGGACTTCCATGCCCCTCGATTTGATGATCTTTATCGCGAAATGAGCTATTCATGGCGGTTAATAACTTTCCTTCCGGCAATACTGAACCACCAGAAATAGCGGTATTAACTGGTGCACCTAATAGATTACTGGGATTATTTTCTCCGTTAGCTGCCATTGCATTCATTAATAGAAAATATGTCATTAATGGCAGAAATATAAATCGTTTCATTATTCCCTCCAGGTATAAAAAACAAAGTGCTAAGTTAATAAATATTTACGTTATTTATGCTTATCTTTAATTTATAATTTAAATTAATAACTTGATGAATTTAATATACGGAAATTTTTGTAACTATATTGAGAGGTAAATAACGATTCCGGAGAGAAACTATTTGTAACCACATGTAAATATACCGTGTTATTTTTATTAAATAACAGCAAGGTAAAAATGATGCACAATGAATCATTAGACTCTAAAAAACCGGTAATTTAATTCTGGCTAATACACTGATACAAACGCCAGGTTGCCTGACAGGAGCCAACGATTTACTGTAATATATTGAATTAGTAACACTTTGTAGCCTGAATAAGGCGCTCACACTGCATCCGACACAAACAAAGCGCATTTTATTAACAAGCTGAAAAGGCGCCGAAGCGCCTTTAGAAGACAGTCGAATCAGTAAATTACTGGTAGTCGCTAATCGGTACGCAGGAGCAGAACAGGTTGCGGTCACCATAAACATCATCCAGACGTTTCACCGTCGGCCAGTATTTGTCTGCCACGCCTGCCGGGAATACGGCAACTTCACGGCTGTACGGATGCGCCCACTCGGCGACCAGTTCGCTCTGAATGTGCGGCGCGTTCACCAGCGGGTTATCTTCCAGCGGCCAGACACCCGCTTTCACCTGGTCAATCTCTGCGCGAATAGCCAGCATCGCATCGATAAAGCGATCCAGCTCGGCCTTACCTTCAGATTCCGTCGGCTCTACCATCAGCGTGCCCGCCACCGGGAACGACATGGTTGGCGCATGGAAACCATAGTCGATCAGACGCTTGGCAATATCCAGCTCGCTGATGCCGGTTTCTTCTTTCAATGGGCGAATATCAAGAATACATTCGTGCGCCACACGGCCATCGCGACCGGTATACAGTACCGGATAGGCATCTTTCAGACGGCTGGCAATGTAGTTAGCGTTAAGAATCGCGACCTGACTTGCCTGCTTCAGGCCTTCTGCGCCCATCATGCGGATGTACATCCAGCTGATTGGCAGAATGGAGGCGCTGCCGAACGGCGCCGCAGACACCGCGCCCTGACGGGTGAGCATCCCTTCAATTTGCACCACGCTATGACCCGGTACGAACGGTGCCAGATGCGCTTTCACGCCGATCGGTCCCATGCCTGGGCCACCGCCGCCGTGCGGAATGCAGAAAGTTTTATGCAGGTTAAGATGCGAAACGTCCGCGCCAATAAAGCCCGGTGAGGTAATGCCGACCTGAGCGTTCATGTTCGCGCCGTCAAGGTAAACCTGACCGCCGAACTGGTGCACAACTTCACACACCTCACGGATCGTTTCTTCATACACGCCGTGGGTGGACGGATAGGTCACCATGATGCAAGAAAGGTTCGCAGCATGTTGTTCTGCTTTTGCCCGCAGATCGTCCAGGTCGATGTTGCCGTTCTTATCACAGGCGACTACCACCACCTGCATTCCTGCCATATGTGCAGAAGCAGGGTTAGTGCCGTGAGCAGAGGCCGGAATCAGGCAGATATCGCGATGACCTTCGTTGCGGCTTTCGTGATAGTGACGAATCGCCAGCAGCCCCGCGTATTCCCCCTGTGCGCCGGAGTTAGGCTGCATACAGACGGCGTCGTACCCGGTGAGTTTCACCAGCCAGTCAGAAAGCTGGCTAATCATCTGATGATATCCTTCGGCCTGTTCCGGCGGGCAGAACGGATGCAGTTCAGCGAATTCCGGCCAGGTGATAGGAATCATCTCGGCGGCGGCGTTCAGCTTCATGGTGCAGGAACCCAGCGGGATCATCGCCTGGTTCAGCGCCAGATCTTTACGCTCCAGCGAGTGCATATAGCGCATCATCTCGGTTTCGCTGTGGTAACGGTTAAATACCGGATGCGTCAGAATCGCATCGTCACGCAGCATACTTTGCTGAATGGAACGGCTATCAAGCGCCACGTCTTTATCCAGTGTTTCAATGTTCAGACCGTGGCTGTCGCCCAGCAAAACATTGAACAACTGCGCCACATTCTCACGGGTGGTGGTTTCATCGAGCGTAATACCCACCGCGTTATGAATATCGCTGCGCAGATTGATCTCTGCCGCTTCCGCACGCGCCAGTACCGCAGCTTTATCAGCCACTTCCACACACAGGGTGTCGAAGTAGTGCGCATGACGCAGCTTTAAGCCTTTCTGTTGCAGACCTGCCGCCAGAATATCGGTCAGGCGGTGGATACGATTCGCAATGCGCTTCAGACCGACCGGACCATGATAAACGGCATACAGACTGGCGATGTTAGCCAGCAGTACCTGCGAGGTACAAATGTTGGAGTTCGCTTTCTCACGGCGGATATGCTGCTCGCGAGTCTGCATCGCCATGCGCAGTGCGGTATTGCCCGCCGCATCTTTTGAGACGCCGATAATACGGCCTGGCATGGAGCGTTTAAATTCGTCTTTGGCGGCAAAGAACGCCGCATGCGGGCCACCGTACCCCATCGGTACGCCGAAGCGTTGCGCAGAGCCGAAAACAATGTCCGCGCCCTGTTTGCCCGGAGCCGTCAGCAGCACCAGCGCCATAAAATCGGCGGCGACGCTGACCACAACTTTACGGGATTTCAGCTCAGTAATCAGTGCGCTGTAGTCGTGAATTTCGCCCGTGGTGCCTACCTGTTGTAACAGCACGCCAAACACATCCTGGTGATCCAGTGCTTTCGCCGCGTCATCCACAATGACGTCAAAGCCAAAGGTTTCGGCGCGAGTACGCACGACGTCCAGAGTTTGCGGATGGACATCAGAGGCGACAAAGAACCGGTTGGCATTTTTCAGTTTGCTGACGCGCTTTGCCATCGCCATCGCTTCAGCGGCGGCGGTCGCTTCATCCAGCAGCGAGGCGGAAGCCATGTCCAGCCCTGTCAGGTCCAGCGTCACCTGTTGGAAGTTGAGCAGCGCTTCCAGACGCCCCTGAGAGACTTCCGGCTGATAAGGAGTGTAGGCGGTGTACCAGCCTGGATTTTCCAGCATGTTGCGCAGGATAACCGGCGGTAGCTGCACGGCGGTGTAGCCCATGCCAATGTACGACGTGAAGCGCTTGTTACGCCCGGCGATGGCTTTTAATTCCGCCAGTGCGGCATATTCGGTTGCCGCCTCTCCAACCTGCGGCGGAGTCGCGAGCTGAATGTCTTTCGGCACAATCTGACCTGTCAGCGCGTTTAACGACTCGGCGCCAACCGCATTCAGCATCTCTTGTTGCTGTGCGGCGTCCGGTCCGATGTGGCGTTCAATGAAAGCGCCGCGGTTTTCAAGCTGGCTTAACGTCTGTGTCATGGGCGATGGTTCCTGAAACGTGCAGTGAATCGTGATTGTCTCTAACTCAATTGCCCGGTGGCGCTGACGCTTACCGGGCCTACGCGTGCGAAAACGAATACGCAAAATCATTCGCGTTGCAGTGAGTAGGCCGGATAAGCATTAGCGCCATCCGGCACAACATTATTCGTCTTCTAACAATGCCTCATACGCGGTGGCATCCAGCAGCGATTCAAGTTCGCTTTCATCGCTGGCTTTGATTTTAAAGATCCAGCCACCGGTATACGGTTCGCTGTTCACCAGCTCCGGGGAGTCGCTCAGCGCATCGTTTACCGCCACGATCTCGCCGCTTACCGGCGCATAAATGTCGGACGCCGCTTTTACGGACTCCGCCACGGCGCAGTCGTCGCCCGCGCTTACGGTCGCGCCGACTTCCGGCAGATCAACAAAAACCATATCGCCCAACAGCTCCTGAGCGTGTTCAGTAATGCCAACGGTGTAAGTGCCATCCGCTTCTTTACGCAGCCATTCGTGTTCTTTGCTGTATTTCAGTTCTGCGGGTACGTTGCTCATCAATTAATCTCCAAAAAAGGATGAATCACGCGACGGCTTTGCCGTTACGCACAAAAACAGGTTTAGTCACTTTTACCGGCATTTCACGGTTACGAATTTGTACAATCGCCGTCTCGCCGATGCCCGCCGGAACGCGCGCCAGCGCAATGCTGTAGCCCAACGTTGGGGAAAACGTCCCGCTGGTGATAATGCCTTCTTGCTGATTGCCCTGCGCATCGGTAAAACGCACCGGCAATTCATTACGCAATACGCCCTTCTCGGTCATCACCAGACCGACAAGCTGCTCATGGCCTTTTTCACGCTGCATCTCCAGCGCCTCACGGCCAATAAAGTCGCGGTCAGCAGGTTCCCAGGCGATAGTCCATCCCATATTAGCCGCCAGCGGAGAGATACCTTCATCCATCTCCTGACCGTACAGGTTCATGCCTGCTTCCAGACGCAGCGTGTCGCGCGCGCCAAGACCGCACGGCTTCACGCCCGCCTCCACCAGCGCACGCCAGAAATCCGCCGCTTTTTCATTCGGCATGGCGATTTCATAGCCTGCTTCGCCGGTATAACCGGTGGTGGCGATAAACAAATCGCCCGCCTGAACGCCGAAGAACGGCTTCATACCTTCTACTGCATGGCGCTGTTGGTCAGTAAACAGAGTCGCCGCTTTTTCCTGCGCATTCGGCCCCTGTACCGCAATCAGCGACAGGTCGTCACGAACGGTGATGTCGATGGCATAAGGTTCAGCGTGTTGGGTAATCCAGGAGAGGTCTTTTTCGCGGGTGGCGGAGTTAACAACGAGACGGAAGAAATCTTCAGTGAAGTAGTAGACGATAAGGTCATCAATCACGCCGCCCGATGCGTTAAGCATACCGGAGTAGAGGGCTTTACCCGTCTTCGTTAGCTTCGCGACGTCGTTTGCCAGCAGATAACGTAGAAACTCTCGTGTGCGGCTGCCATGAAGATCGACAATGGTCATATGCGATACATCAAACATCCCGGCATCGGTGCGCACAGCGTGGTGTTCATCAAGCTGAGAGCCGTAATGCAGGGGCATCATCCAGCCATGAAAATCGACCATGCGGGCGCCGCATAGCGTGTGTTGTTCGTACAAAGGCGTCTGTTGGGCCATCTTTTCCTCGTTGAATTAGCGGGGGCTAACAACCATTTTCATGGGAAATCTTCGCCACGAAACCTGGCATCGACGCCCTTTTTCCTGCGCCGACGCAAACGTTCTCTTGCTCCTGAACTTACCACCGAACCAGGCGCTAAACCATAAGGCTGAATTTACCATCACATTAGCTTATGACTAAAAAACGCCAAAACCCCATCAGCACAAAAAACCACTATTACGCTAAATAACCTCCATAAAAATGAAGCTGATACGATTTATCACAACATAAATTAATATTAAATGTGGAAAAAATGTCGAAAATCTCGTTCGCAAAAAATAGTGGCATTAGAAAATATAATGCGAAATAAGCGGTGAAATTAGATTATTTCAAACGAGGAAAGCCCCCCGGCGCGATAGCCGGGAAAGCAAAGTGTGACGGGTTTCAAACTCTTGCTGGCGTGCAGTCAGACGCTTAACGAAGCCATTGCGGAAGGTCGTTTAGCCCCATTGCCTGGCGAAGCAGTTGGGGTTTGACGCCGGGGAGCGTGTCCGCCAGTTTCAGTCCGATGTCGCGCAGCAATTTTTTTGCCGGGTTTTCGCCGGCAAACAGGTCACGAAAACCTTGCATCCCGGCAAGCATCATCGCCGCACTATGTTTACGGCTACGCTCATAACGACGGAGATAAAGATGTTGGCCAATGTCTTTGCCCTGGCGCTGAAGCCGGCGCAGATCGTCCACCAGTTCGGCCGCGTCCATAAAGCCGAGGTTGACGCCTTGCCCTGCCAGCGGATGGATGGTGTGCGCGGCATCACCGACCAACGCCAGACGATGCGCGGCAAACTGGCGAGCATAGCGGCCCGTCAGCGGAAAAACCTGCCGTTCGCTTTCCAGGCGGCATAAGCCCAGCCGATTATCGAAGGCGATAGTCAACGCCTGGTTAAACGCCTCGTCGCCGCTCTGTTGCATACGCTCCGCATCCTGCGGAGAAAGCGACCAGACAATGGAACACAGATGCGGATCGCTTAACGGCAAAAACGCCAGAATACCTTCACCATGAAACACCTGGCGAGCAACCGCGCCGTGCGGCTCTTCGGTGCGGATAGTCGCTACCAGCGCATGGTGACGGTAGTCCCAGAAAGTTAAGGGAATATCCGCTTTGTTACGCAGCCAGGAGTTGGCGCCATCCGCGGCAATCACCAGACGCGCGGTTAACATCGCGCCGTCTTTTAAAGTCAGGAAGGCGTCGTTCTCTCCCCAGGCAACCTGCTGTAACTCCGCTGGCGCCATTAAGGTGATATCCGCCGCTTGCTGCGCTTTTTGCCACAATGCGTAGTGAATGACGCTGTTTTCAACAATATGCCCCAGATGGCTATATCCCATGCTTGCGTCATCAAACGTAATACGGCCAAAGCTGTCTTTATCCCAGACTTCCATACCGTGGTAGCAACTTGCCCGTCGCGCCACAATGTTTGACCATACGCCAAGACGGGTAAGCAGTTTTTCGCTGGCGGCATTAATCGCCGACACCCGAAGCTGAGGCGGCGCATCGTTCGCCAACGGCTGGGGGACAACGTGATCCAGTACCGCAACGCGCAAACCGCTCCCCTGCAA
This DNA window, taken from Salmonella enterica subsp. enterica serovar Typhimurium str. LT2, encodes the following:
- a CDS encoding putative outer membrane protein, with protein sequence MKRFIFLPLMTYFLLMNAMAANGENNPSNLLGAPVNTAISGGSVLPEGKLLTAMNSSFRDKDHQIEGHGSPDVYSQIWLLKIRYGLTDRLELSTVGSYINNKRDNLSPEHIEGMGDQSVGVNYALMSQRRGDPFWVTVGGAVLLPTGQDGDNHLPGNSAWGGRVTLTLTKLFTPNIKGDMGFVYQGPFERGNQDVKRGNEFQWNTQVRYMFSDLPLDLGLESAYSNNASGTKKLSNGSVINNHSGTTEWVVGPSFNIAVDSLKLWFGAGAFFPVMQEAKSPTKMEDVRWEFKIGKTW
- the gcvP gene encoding glycine cleavage complex protein P (glycine decarboxylase; similar to E. coli glycine decarboxylase, P protein of glycine cleavage system (AAC75941.1); Blastp hit to AAC75941.1 (957 aa), 96% identity in aa 1 - 957), translating into MTQTLSQLENRGAFIERHIGPDAAQQQEMLNAVGAESLNALTGQIVPKDIQLATPPQVGEAATEYAALAELKAIAGRNKRFTSYIGMGYTAVQLPPVILRNMLENPGWYTAYTPYQPEVSQGRLEALLNFQQVTLDLTGLDMASASLLDEATAAAEAMAMAKRVSKLKNANRFFVASDVHPQTLDVVRTRAETFGFDVIVDDAAKALDHQDVFGVLLQQVGTTGEIHDYSALITELKSRKVVVSVAADFMALVLLTAPGKQGADIVFGSAQRFGVPMGYGGPHAAFFAAKDEFKRSMPGRIIGVSKDAAGNTALRMAMQTREQHIRREKANSNICTSQVLLANIASLYAVYHGPVGLKRIANRIHRLTDILAAGLQQKGLKLRHAHYFDTLCVEVADKAAVLARAEAAEINLRSDIHNAVGITLDETTTRENVAQLFNVLLGDSHGLNIETLDKDVALDSRSIQQSMLRDDAILTHPVFNRYHSETEMMRYMHSLERKDLALNQAMIPLGSCTMKLNAAAEMIPITWPEFAELHPFCPPEQAEGYHQMISQLSDWLVKLTGYDAVCMQPNSGAQGEYAGLLAIRHYHESRNEGHRDICLIPASAHGTNPASAHMAGMQVVVVACDKNGNIDLDDLRAKAEQHAANLSCIMVTYPSTHGVYEETIREVCEVVHQFGGQVYLDGANMNAQVGITSPGFIGADVSHLNLHKTFCIPHGGGGPGMGPIGVKAHLAPFVPGHSVVQIEGMLTRQGAVSAAPFGSASILPISWMYIRMMGAEGLKQASQVAILNANYIASRLKDAYPVLYTGRDGRVAHECILDIRPLKEETGISELDIAKRLIDYGFHAPTMSFPVAGTLMVEPTESEGKAELDRFIDAMLAIRAEIDQVKAGVWPLEDNPLVNAPHIQSELVAEWAHPYSREVAVFPAGVADKYWPTVKRLDDVYGDRNLFCSCVPISDYQ
- the gcvH gene encoding glycine cleavage complex protein H (carrier of aminomethyl moiety via covalently bound lipoyl cofactor; similar to E. coli in glycine cleavage complex, carrier of aminomethyl moiety via covalently bound lipoyl cofactor (AAC75942.1); Blastp hit to AAC75942.1 (129 aa), 99% identity in aa 1 - 129), translated to MSNVPAELKYSKEHEWLRKEADGTYTVGITEHAQELLGDMVFVDLPEVGATVSAGDDCAVAESVKAASDIYAPVSGEIVAVNDALSDSPELVNSEPYTGGWIFKIKASDESELESLLDATAYEALLEDE
- the gcvT gene encoding glycine cleavage complex protein T (aminomethyltransferase; tetrahydrofolate-dependent; similar to E. coli aminomethyltransferase (T protein; tetrahydrofolate-dependent) of glycine cleavage system (AAC75943.1); Blastp hit to AAC75943.1 (364 aa), 94% identity in aa 1 - 364), with the protein product MAQQTPLYEQHTLCGARMVDFHGWMMPLHYGSQLDEHHAVRTDAGMFDVSHMTIVDLHGSRTREFLRYLLANDVAKLTKTGKALYSGMLNASGGVIDDLIVYYFTEDFFRLVVNSATREKDLSWITQHAEPYAIDITVRDDLSLIAVQGPNAQEKAATLFTDQQRHAVEGMKPFFGVQAGDLFIATTGYTGEAGYEIAMPNEKAADFWRALVEAGVKPCGLGARDTLRLEAGMNLYGQEMDEGISPLAANMGWTIAWEPADRDFIGREALEMQREKGHEQLVGLVMTEKGVLRNELPVRFTDAQGNQQEGIITSGTFSPTLGYSIALARVPAGIGETAIVQIRNREMPVKVTKPVFVRNGKAVA
- the visC gene encoding putative monooxygenase (similar to E. coli orf, hypothetical protein (AAC75944.1); Blastp hit to AAC75944.1 (400 aa), 87% identity in aa 1 - 400); this encodes MQSVDVAIVGGGMVGLAVACGLQGSGLRVAVLDHVVPQPLANDAPPQLRVSAINAASEKLLTRLGVWSNIVARRASCYHGMEVWDKDSFGRITFDDASMGYSHLGHIVENSVIHYALWQKAQQAADITLMAPAELQQVAWGENDAFLTLKDGAMLTARLVIAADGANSWLRNKADIPLTFWDYRHHALVATIRTEEPHGAVARQVFHGEGILAFLPLSDPHLCSIVWSLSPQDAERMQQSGDEAFNQALTIAFDNRLGLCRLESERQVFPLTGRYARQFAAHRLALVGDAAHTIHPLAGQGVNLGFMDAAELVDDLRRLQRQGKDIGQHLYLRRYERSRKHSAAMMLAGMQGFRDLFAGENPAKKLLRDIGLKLADTLPGVKPQLLRQAMGLNDLPQWLR